The DNA sequence ATGTACTCCATCCTCgtttgaaatgcaaatgcagGTACAGCTTTTCCACAACATAGCTGCAGCTTCCATACATAAGGAAGGACCAGAGAGACGTATGACCGCTCAGAGTTCTGTCAGATTTTTCAAACAGATTGAATATCGAAGTGAAAACGACCTCGTCCAAAAAACCATGCATTCCAAAGAAGACGAAACGCACCAAACCAGGCAGTCCGTGTGCAGACCTCAGCCCTTGAATCAGTTCCGCCAGGGTACGTTGCCCGGGGCAGTGGTACTGAAGGTGCAAGAATCTTTTGAGAAATACTTGCGAATAGTAGAGGGATATGATGTAGTGAATAGCAATATGCGCTACTGACGCGCTTTTGATTTGACTGGATAAGACAACTGTATTCCCGATCAATATCTGCAGACCGATGTACACAGAAGGGTAGATTATGCAATGGAAAAGGACAGGGCGTCCTTGGaagatatttttttgtgaatataTTTTCTCCAGCGCGAAGTGAGTCATCGAATGGACAATGCAGCTGTAGGGGGAGGAGAACCCCAGCAATTTCAGATCATTGCTTTGCAGGAAAGTGTGCATCGATGACAGAATGATATCCAACGTGACTCCGTGCATGCCGTAGAAATAGAGACGCATCCATGGTGGCAGGCTTGGCTTTGATTCGCTCGCGTTTTCTCTGCTGCTGGACAGATCCCGTTGCCGACGCTTCTTCGGCGATGTCGGACTTGCGCCGTCTACTGAGCGCATAGACTCGGCGTCTCTGCGCGTACAGGACATGGTCAAACTAATTCCGAATCAGGTTAATTCTGCTGCATGTTGTAATTTGCTGCTAAATAAAGACTGCGAGTATCAGATTCGGATATTTAAACCCAGGTAGCCTGCTTGATATCGCGTCGGATCCGTGACCATTGAATTGAAGTTGGTGGTGGttgtgatgtgtttttttttttctttttggaagggggggcgggggttgcgTGACGCGTGGTTAACAGGACGTCCTCGATACTGGCCTTCTTTAACTCTGAATACGATAACTAGTAGCTTGAAACTGTAATTGAACTTAACTATATTGGTGACATGGGCTTTTGTAACAGGCAAAAAATGTgtaattgaaaatatattaaagcATTTACCAACATATCCCTGTACATGTAGGCTACTGCAGGCTCGGCACACtgtattaggtagatctgtgcaccagcttgttaatgtacatattttggtttaatttatgcagcaactaaatgcataaaagcatgcatatgtgatcaagagattcagttgtttttcagaccaaatatcacaatgggaaagaaatgtgatttaagtgacttggaatgattgttggtgccagacagggtggtttgagtatctcagaaactgctgatctcctgggattttcatgctcagcagtctctagagtttgcagagaatggtgtgaaaaacaaaacacatccagtgagcagcagttatacatctctttttatacatagtcctcccattttaggggacctaAAGTCATTTGACAGTTcacttctcagctgcttctgatttGTCAAAtgaattcaatcacttcctACTGCAGGCATATGAAAGCTTCCAGTATCTAGACTTGATTCTGCGCTTTTAATTGCCTCTGGAGTCAGTTATtcgcatttgtcaacatgaggaccagagttgtgccaatgacagtcaagggggctgagaaataagacataggccaaacaataggctaacCAAAATCAATCGTTTGGAACATAattcagaagaaagagagcactggtgagctcaataatcacaaagggactggtaggccaaggacgacctctacagttgatgagcgacaatgaagaaaaaaaccctaccacttgtctgacagatcagaaagcACAGATAtgacagaagacttcacaaacataaCTACACTGCAGGATGCACACCACTATTTAACAGCCAGATCATAGTTTGCCAAAAAGTACccaaaagagcctgcagagttctggaaaaaaggaCTTGTTGACAGATTAGACAAAGATTGACTTGTGGCGAgtcaagagcaaagtgtggagggcAAAAGGAACAGCCCAAGATCCAATGCACCCCCTACCCATGTGCGAAACATGgtgtttgggcatgtatgtTACAGGTGCTGACTCACGTGCCttaattgataatgtaacttCAGCAGCAAGtatacagaagcatcttatctctTCAATCGTGGGTGCTTcctcccacagcaaggcaatgatccctaTCATACACCAGTGCCCtctttcttaatgatgttccaaacagtttgtttcagtaatcCTCTTGTTTggtctatgtctctgactgttttcttCTTCAATCTCAGCCTGATAAtgacttccttgactttcattggcacaaccaatcacttttggtcccctaaaatgggggttgtataaaaagggatgtaattcttacatggatgtaaataccttcatggctcaggcagcaagagcaggtgtctggcagttggagggtttccggtttgatcccccgcccgggcggtgtcgaggtgtccctgaacaagacacctaacccccaaatgctcctgaagatatataaatgccaaccatttaccaaataaaGGTTACAGTCTGGACTTtatctcatattcattgttttggtTCAAATGCacagtgctggagtacagagccagaaaaacaaaaaaatacaatacaatacacaaaaaatttaaaaagcatgCCATATGCAGCTACTTTGTGTCTTTAAGGCAGAGCAAAACATAGACAGAATGTGACAGAAGATTGTTGGGTGAGACCCATATCTTTTATCAACACTTTCTGTGCCATAACTGTTCCTGCTTTGCTCTAAAGTCATTGAATATGGCCTGTTATTAGAAGAAAACATACACCAGTGGACAGTCCAGGGGAAATGCTGGCCTGTGGCCATTGTGATTGTGGTGATATGCAGGTAGCCTCCCTCACACATTCAGGATAGCCTGAAATGTGATTCAAAATGCCAAACCTTACCAGAGTAACCAGGCAATATTCGATCAACCATCCAACGTTATGTTATGTGCCAGTCAGTGAAATTGAGTCGGCACTTTACCTGTGAAACTAATCCTAAGTGAACATGACTAGCCTGCGCTCTGTTACTGTACCGTGGTAACCCTATAGCACTGTCCACTTAAAGCGGATGGATAGCCTACACAATCCTCTTACACCAATAGTGCTACTTAATTTGTATTAGACTACTTTAGCATCACATATTTACTTTAGTTATacttattgtattattttttctatATTCCTTCACAAGAGTAAAGATTATAAAGAAGAACAAGACAAATCATCAAACATACAGTAACTTAAGTTCTTTTCTGGTAGGAGTTCAGAAAATAGCAATAGCAAAGCACCATACAAAGTCACTCTGCTGGGACCtttgacggtgtgtgtgtgtgtgtgtgtgtgtgtgtgtgtgtgtgtttgtgaagtatATGTGCACACAGAGTGATCCTGACGTAGTTCAAATGAAAGAATGGGTGGGCATGCCTCCAGTAAAACAGAAGCTGACAGGTGCgagaatgagaatgaaaaatgtttgttatgAAGAATGGTTGCAGAAAGCCAAAAATGGttgcagaaaatgtataattttttcatgtttaaattTTACAATTCAAGGATaattttaaatcaattaaaatgttcaaaacaTGGAAGTGATAATGGTAGCCCATACctcagaaaataataatacaaactaTGTGCAATTAACCTTTAAATTCATTGCAGATATCGCTGCAGTTTGAGACATCTTCTTGCATGTGATACAAAAATCACTAATATTTAAGAATGTCGCTAATGCAGTATTTTTTTCATCCTGAAGTGTGCTTAGTTCACCACTGGGTTGTGCTGTTTACTCACTTCTGCTTCGTTTGAAGGCGCAATGTTGTGAGGGAATCTCTCATAGAAAAAAAGAGCATTATGCGATCTTTGTGAGAACAGTTTCAAATTCTAAGACTCTAAGACATATGCATGTGGAAAAAGCAATAAAGCTATATTGCTTCTCAGCTGCTAGCCTGTCTCACTGATCTTCTTATGTCTTTGAGATTGGTTGCTTTGTCAGAAGAACAGAATAAGCTTAGTTTGCAAAGCACAGAAATGTCAGTTAACCCCATCTCATCAGAGCGTTCACGAAGGTTTTTGATAATGTCAGCCTTATAGTACTTTGATGTAGAATACGGTCCTCACAGATAAAATGGTCTGATGAATGTTAATAATGAAGTGAAGATCATGTCAATTGTTTTGGCCTCAGAAAAGCAGcctgtttgatttattttatattattgggAAAATATAAGTCAGTAATTTCTTAATGGGATGTGTGCATATCCTGCTGTAGCAGGTTTGGGCTTTTATATTTTCTGGATCTTCAGAGTGCTTGCTCTGAACAGACACCTTTAAAGAAAGCAATAAAAATGATATTCCATGAATGTAACTCCCCTAGACACTTAAATAGGAAGCCTATAATATATAATGCATCATTTTTTGAAGCTGTATATTAATGTTCTTCTTCTACACGGCACTACACAGTATTTATACCAGTATCACTTCTGAAAAACCGCTTTTCTGCCCCCTACTGGTTTTGTGCATTACTATCCTTTGTTAATTCCATCGACGCAGTAACATTTCTTGGAGAAcaccctgtgagtgtgtgggctcAAATTGTGCtggatgttttatatatatatatatatatatatatatatatatatatatatatatatatatataatgcagTAAAAGATGGTGACCTTAGTTTCATATTAATATTCTGATTAGGTTAGCTTTTAACaagaatatacattttgtaaattaataataatattcatgcattttattagacttttttgtCGGTATGTATATTATGCCCTACCTAAACTGTGTGTTGTgatttagggtgtgtgtgtgtgtgtgtgttcagtttaaACAGTAGGGGGCATTACAGCTCCATTACTTTTTTACTGTTTCAGTGTTCATATCTTTCTTCATATTGATTCAAATTTTAAGTTGCCCAATGAAGCAAATCAcccatatattgtatatataatataatataatataatatttacaagaaaaataatttttaattatgaTCATCATTCTGACCTATGTCTCATGTGTTATCATGAAATGTATAACTTTCGAAATAAAAATTGTTCAAATtgttcagtgtggtgtggcAGGGAGAATTCAGGTGTTTTAGGCTACATGCACTATATCCTTAATGCAATATCATTTTTCATTGTGCGATTGAAGCATTTCCCCAGCCACTCTTGCCAGGTAATCTAATAAacggaaataatcatcctcagTAATCATCCTCAGGACGTATGTGGCATGCTCACATATTATTTATGATGTCATACTTGATACTGCAATAAAAGAAATTTCTCCCAGGAGCCGTTAATGCTTCCAAATGGAGCCGCAGACCTTTCGTCCTCCATTTTGCAGGCCTAATTAGGGTGGGGCTGAGTCCTTGGTGAGTGGGCGGGGATTCCCGTGTGGGGATTCAGGTGTTGTTTACAGTCGTGCTCTCATTAAGAATTCCATTCAGCTCCGTGGCCAGGCTCAGACTAAccctccctcctctgccccGCATGTTTAATCAGTGTGGAAATGACCCTTCAGCTGCCTCTTACTGCCAGGCCGTGCCCACCTCCCTCTACACACATTCATCTCAATGATGATCAAAGGAAGCGTTGCTATTTAAGTTTTCTTTGAGTGCTTTATTAAGTCTATTATCATTGTTATGGAGGTAATCACCTGTGATAGGCACACTGGTATTTACTCTGGTAGCCTATTCTGCTTCTTTGGTTTTTTATCCTCCTGTGATCTTATGTGCTGCTtgccaaaaaaaacccagcatgTTAGGCAGAAGGGGCCACTACCAGTCATTTTATCTTAGCCATGTCACCAGAGGACTTGTTTCTGTGACAACCTGGGATGCAAAGGGTAGAGAATGTAAGGGTTGATTTTCCTAATTAGATGCAGGGGGATGGTGTAACAGGTAGCCAGGTATAAACAGTTAGTTTTGTAACAATTTGACAAGCCACCAAGCCCTCCTTTTATTAGTACTGTGGCATCTTTAATATCACAGTGCTACTAAATTTGAacagtgaataataataattcactataataataataaattcttGGTAAAGGCAAGAAGACCTGCCCATTTCCAATCATATAGATAGAAACACCAATAGCACACCAAATATAAATCTGGACATATCATTTCACAAAGAAATGTTTTGGCTAGCTTGATACCTTCGCCATACATATTTTCATACTGTAGCTTGCTGAAAAGCAAATCAGTATCATATTTTACTTTCTATTTTGTATCAGGAAATGCACTTTGGGGATAACGGAAGCTTTCCGCATTATAATGATGTATAATGAAATGACTTTTGGAGGAGGAACTCTTATTTGACTTTATGCTTTATCTTGTGGCTTCCTTCCTGTGTTTTCAGTAGGCTTTCCAGATGCACGCTGCATGTCCTTAGTATGTCCTCAAGCctcaatcaaataaaaaatactgtctctgaacacactaaaCATGTGCTCTATAATATGCATAGATGATTAAAAAGTGATATATGTGGGATACTTATTTCTGAATACAGATTAAAAGTAATCCTTTTTTAATGAGTTCCCAGGACAACTTGATGGTAAAGCCAAACAAAACAGGTTGAAATATTGCTTAGTTACTGTACAGTATAGGATCATTCCAAGACTAGTTTGGAAGGTCAACATCCTTACATGAAATGGGAATGTGTTGGATCTTCTCTTGAAGGTCACCTCTCAAAGGGTTTAGGATGTAACGAGCCAATAATATGTAAGAACACATTTTGTGATTGGCATGGTCAcagataaaaaaatgtaaatcaattaTTTGATCTGATAGACATGCTTctgcttactgtttgaattAATGCATTGGTGGGATTCCAGGCACAGTGTAGGGTTTTTAAAGGCTGAACAACACAACAGTCCACAAAACATCTGACCTTTAAACAAAGTGTAAAGAAACCAGCAGCAGgactatgagagagagagagagagagagagagagagaaagagagagagagagagagagagagagagaccctaaCCTGAACCCTAACcataatcctaaccctaatgctaaccctaaccctaatcctaaccctatcCCTCTCCCTATCCCTAACCGTAAACCTAACCCAAATCATAACCCTTTGTGTATGTTAGGTGGGCAAGGGTGGGGATTTTAGCCAGATTTTTAAAACTaccaaagaaataaaatatgacctGAATTTGTCATTCACCTGTCTTGGTTTGCTGGTCACAACATTATGATTGGaactttcattttcttcataAATTAACCTCATCTAGCTATGtctatttttttgttcattatgAATGGAATAGCATTCGTTAtaatttgcatatttttgtatttattgctGAGGCTTCTTGTTAAATGTGAGTGGAATGTCAGAGATTAGAATAGACACACTGCACTAAGTGCATTAACGCATTCAACCACCTTATGCCTATCAAAGCAATAAAAGTGTATACAGATGAGGGCAGTGAAcagaatataaaaatgcaaatatatgaACCATGAGTCTTGCCAGATCAAGGCATGTCTAAAGGCACTGCTACAGTACAAAGTGGACATATTGAATAGCTAAATTCAGTAAATATTAAAAGCTAAATAATTCCAGTGATTAATCAATCAAGCAATCATTTTGGCTGGAGATTTCTGAGGCGGCATTCAGTTGAATTCAATCTGGGGTAAATCTCCCAGGGTTAAATGTGACACTTGGCTCCACTCTTCCTATTAGAGTTTTATAAATTCAACCTTTTCAGGAGTAAAAACCTTGAAGAAATCCCTCATTAGAGAGATCACTGTGTGAGTTTCTCTGCCCAGGAGGACAGCTCTAATGAGAAGAAATCATTTACTCTTTTCTGGCTGGAGGGAGTCTGCTGTCATAACGcacagtgtgtgcgtatgtgtgtgtgcatctgtgcttgcttgcctgtgtgttcatcagtgcatgtgcgtgtataagagagagagagactgagggagagataTGGATAAAAGAAGGCAGAAACAGAATAATGTCTATGACATAAGATACTATGTTAAATGGGATATTTAATAATAGACACTAGGAGAAGCCCTGTGCAAATGGAAGTGAGGATTAACATGAATCCCCAATTGGGAATCAGCAATGGAGGGACTAGAAGGTTGCAAAAAGTTGTGAATAGGgattgtaagggtaattttcttaattgattcttaattgacaatgtgtgttaacataaagacaatcacaagattacaaataacctttcagtgataatccttattacttactatgagtctttctctgtctctctccagcagacagacagcctttgaccttaatgtctctgcttctcagctagcacattctggtcttacagcaaggtcaacaaggggtattcagaagacagaatactgataaatgttcgtggccagcttcatgtctttttgttttggtaaagcccccccttcaggaaaagtgtgtataagagtcttactgtgtctgattcaaatcagaaagctggtaagctttctcactttctgtcatttctttgcaaataaatgcgGAAGTGAAACTGAAgaatagctatcgttgttttttactggatctgttttatcagacgatgctcacctgtgaaatgttaaaaagggcattttcccctGACAGgatattatatacagtaagtgCTAGGAAAATAGTTTATGAGCATTTTTTCAATATTACAGCTGATGCTCTCTGCATTTACATGAAATATTAGTCAACAAATGAGATCCAGAATTTCTACATTATCGGATTCCATGTATATGTAAATAATGCATCTGCACAACTCTAACAAGGCTAGATGTTTAGCAATCTCCTATCTACTCATATCTAGATTGAACATCCTGGTTTTAATGACAGTATTGCTatgcagctcacacacagtcaaTGTAAAAAGAGTGCCGGTTGCTGTGAGGAGAGTGGGCTGATGGGTAATATGTGTTTACAGGGGACTGATATACAAACCACACAGGATTTGCATAATCCAGATTTAACAGCCACATGCTCAGGCCACCCAGCCAGGTGAAAGGTCAGTCCTTCAGatggaaataaaatattccGGACATAGAAATGGGAAATTTATAAAAATAGACAGCTTAAATGAACCTCCTACCAATGTATAAAATTTAAGTTAAATTAAGTTACATGTTTCAGCCTGAcattatttttctgtaaaacaCAGATAACAGAAACTAAGAACATACAGCAGCAATAAATGGTCACATGCTATAGATAAGATAACAttctttatctttatttatcTTGTTGTATGGCCTTCATCTGAACAATTTCTTCTCACTACTGTTTAACTGTTACTATTTGATTATTGATGACTGATTGTCGCAAGTTTGTGGATTAAAAAGGCTCCTGTATAAATATTGAGCATTTTCCTGTTTATTTAATGGAGATTAAGATCTAAAATCCAGGATCAAGGACCTCTACCATTCTCCTCCTCGAGTCAATGCTAGCATAAATCATaaattctgtgtttctgtctcagTGCGCTGTTCCAGGCCAATGACCCCATCTCTTGCTCTCATAAATCTTCGGGTTCTTTCAAAACGGGAGAAACCAGTGTGCCCCAAGCCTACAGAGTAGAAACCCAAGGCTCTGAGCCAAATGTTCTGGAGTCTTCCATCACCTCCTGATGCCTTTGGCACCTCCTCAAGCACATAAAGGTGAAGAATCAACCATTTCTGAAAATTCTTGCGGTTCTTCTGTTCTCCGAGTCTACGGTGATCTCCTTGTGCAAAACATTGCAGAAGATACTGCACAGCACGTGgagaaaatgtatgtatgtgtggccCGTAACCCGTAACTGAAGTGGAATTGACAACAGTGGTCCCGTGTGAGCCACAGCTTGTTAGTTTTACTGTAGTATTTGGCACAGTTGTGAGGGTTTTACTCTCGTATTTGGCACAGCTGCAAGGTTTGACAACTCGCAGTTCTCCTCTGTGCCTTTTGGCACTGCAGCTGAGCGCAGTTGAAATTGGGCCTGTGAAAATCGGGCCCGTGCAGTGAACACATCTCCTTACAGACCCAGCCTCAGTGTCCACTGCTTCCCCTCAAGCAGACAGGAAAGAAGTGACCCAGTGACACACTTCTACCCCCACATCTTCTTCCCTCCATCTGTCAGTGAGTTGGTCTGGGAGATGTAGATTAGGGGTGTGGAAACCATCAAATCTAGGGCAGAACGGTTCGCAGAATGGCATTATGAGCCACATGTGCACGTACAGTATGAGAGTGTAACTGAACCTAAGACTGAATCAACTGTGTTTCCTCTTGCTGTAACCTGCCCCTGTATTATATGGAGGTTCTCAAACAATCCATCAATGAGCAGGCAGCACAGCCCCAGTTGGTACTTCACATTAGCCATGAGCAGCTAAGAGAGAGCTAATATTGCCCCATCTCATCTTCTCACTTCTATCAATTTACATATGCATGAGAAAAAGCACCACTGTAACAGAATTGTGGACTATATGGTACTCTTTGGATACATCATAGATGAGTTTTAACTGAgagtaaatgaaagtatataATTGAGTGTAATAGTGTAGAATACAGCATATTTACTGTGTCTAAAATATGGTCCAACATTAC is a window from the Conger conger chromosome 8, fConCon1.1, whole genome shotgun sequence genome containing:
- the tmem229a gene encoding transmembrane protein 229A gives rise to the protein MSCTRRDAESMRSVDGASPTSPKKRRQRDLSSSRENASESKPSLPPWMRLYFYGMHGVTLDIILSSMHTFLQSNDLKLLGFSSPYSCIVHSMTHFALEKIYSQKNIFQGRPVLFHCIIYPSVYIGLQILIGNTVVLSSQIKSASVAHIAIHYIISLYYSQVFLKRFLHLQYHCPGQRTLAELIQGLRSAHGLPGLVRFVFFGMHGFLDEVVFTSIFNLFEKSDRTLSGHTSLWSFLMYGSCSYVVEKLYLHLHFKRGWSTWKRLPVYICFIYTWEFSWGLALRHYGACSWDYSHYPLNFMGLITLLYLPGWVCLSLYQDILSNVLLCVACAQDSKPQGCGINERRSFKHIPHH